A stretch of the Aegilops tauschii subsp. strangulata cultivar AL8/78 chromosome 4, Aet v6.0, whole genome shotgun sequence genome encodes the following:
- the LOC141021831 gene encoding uncharacterized protein gives MRQDPSGDKDKDDDNDGGKGTFGYPNVEKVLMIFPGIESKSRLKFHGVIPGKKAKLFGKIALDVVFGEEWNFRKMPGANGVITITGNRKLAEECLQKGSQIADEQMALAEFDEYKKAVDSSDPLKSKKLTMESAFQSARETKPVHIHPEDPNATPTNISTTLDSK, from the exons ATGCGGCAGGATCCCTCTGGGGACAAGGACAAAGACGACGACAACGATGGGGGCAAGGGTACTTTCGGGTATCCCAACGTCGAAAAAGTCCTGATGATCTTTCCCGGCATCGAGAGCAAGAGCCGCCTCAAG TTCCACGGGGTAATCCCTGGGAAGAAGGCCAAGTTATTCGGGAAAATTGCCCTCGACGTCGTATTTGGCGAAGAGTGGAACTTCAGGAAG ATGCCAGGGGCGAATGGTGTGATCACTATCACAGGCAATCGGAAGCTAGCTGAGgagtgcctccagaagggctcCCAGATAGCTGATGAGCAGATGGCGCTAGCTGAGTTTGATGAATACAAGAAGGCAGTGGATTCGAGTGATCCGCTGAAGTCCAAGAAGCTGACTATGGAATCCGCTTTCCAGTCGGCCAGAGAGACGAAGCCAGTGCACATTCATCCCGAGGATCCGAATGCCACCCCAACCAACATCTCcaccaccctcgacagcaaatag